A region of Vitis riparia cultivar Riparia Gloire de Montpellier isolate 1030 chromosome 12, EGFV_Vit.rip_1.0, whole genome shotgun sequence DNA encodes the following proteins:
- the LOC117926705 gene encoding kinetochore protein NDC80 homolog, which translates to MKATGRRRPKDSIRPPPPPAPSVDHHRQFSRDSDASFASSRPSSLGINRSSAGDALTDRSYQLSAIRTINSFLASHSSPLSLKPPLPSAKDISETLKFLISQLDFPTTKLEDDLPILLKHLNCPIKLNKSALKAPGTPHAWPPLLGVMHWLVQIALYNDHLVSNLQCFDNTFVYALDSYLHYIRGDDDGMEAVDREFMGKLEKERDAVAEGVKALEKEVAEREGRLEELRSGPSAKEVVEKERGVLEEDVKKFHAIIAEFSGRIASVEKILEEKEKELGVKVEENNRICEENEELKKRVELQTFNARDAERMKRELQAVERDITEAEVARNGWEEKSWDLDTTIGHKFKELEALSIECNQALRRLKLGNGLQYVLNAKGSSPAEVLGIDYKSALKPALDFFADDINKSSMSKLEELISLQQQSVENAAKIEAKRNRLAALQSRSDEVEAQLNFLKKETQNYTSRCAMEAKKLVEDVEIETHNVDIVEREVADVLETSKLKLQEAINQNEEEIQICAWELYALVDSVSKYKEHMASKISEMKSNLSETAGAVSNSYKGSLSAQFGITLDTSH; encoded by the exons ATGAAAGCCACCGGCCGCCGCCGTCCGAAGGACTCTATCCGCCCACCGCCACCACCAGCTCCCTCCGTCGACCACCACCGCCAATTCAGCCGCGACTCTGACGCTAGTTTCGCCAGCAGCCGCCCTTCCTCCCTTGGAATCAACCGCTCCTCCGCCGGCGATGCCCTCACCGACCGGTCCTACCAACTCTCCGCCATCCGCACCATCAACTCCTTTCTCGCCTCCCATTCCTCTCCTCTCTCCCTCAAACCCCCTCTCCCCTCCGCCAAAGACATTTCCGAAACCCTAAAATTCCTCATATCCCAACTCGATTTCCCCACGACCAAACTTGAAGACGATCTTCCTATCCTCCTCAAGCACCTCAATTGTCCGATCAAGCTCAACAAGTCCGCTCTCAAAGCCCCCGGAACCCCACATGCTTGGCCTCCCCTTTTAGGCGTAATGCATTGGTTGGTTCAGATCGCATTGTATAATGACCATCTTGTGTCGAATTTGCAGTGTTTTGACAATACTTTTGTGTATGCATTGGATAGTTACTTGCATTATATTCGCGGGGATGATGATGGGATGGAGGCGGTGGATAGGGAGTTTATGGGGAAGTTGGAAAAGGAGAGGGACGCGGTGGCGGAAGGTGTGAAGGCATTGGAGAAAGAGGTGGCAGAGAGGGAGGGGAGGTTGGAGGAATTGAGGTCGGGGCCTTCGGCAAAGGAGGTTGTGGAGAAGGAGAGGGGGGTGTTGGAGGAGGATGTGAAGAAATTTCATGCAATAATTGCAGAATTTTCAGGAAGGATTGCATCAGTGGAGAAGATTTTGGAGGAGAAGGAAAAGGAGTTGGGGGTGAAGGTTGAGGAGAATAATAGAATTTGCGAGGAGAATGAAGAGCTGAAGAAGAGGGTTGAGTTGCAGACGTTTAATGCAAGAGATGCAGAGAGGATGAAGAGGGAGTTGCAGGCAGTTGAGAGAGATATCACGGAGGCTGAGGTTGCAAGGAATGGTTGGGAGGAGAAGTCTTGGGATCTTGACACGACAATTGGGCACAAGTTTAAGGAGCTTGAAGCTCTTTCAATTGAATGCAACCAGGCTCTCAGgag GTTAAAGTTAGGAAATGGTTTGCAGTATGTGTTGAATGCCAAAGGGTCTTCGCCTGCTGAGGTTTTGGGAATTGATTACAAATCAGCGCTTAAGCCTGCACTTGACTTCTTTGCTGATGACATAAATAAAAGCTCTATGTCAAAGTTGGAAGAGTTGATTTCTCTTCAGCAACAATCAGTTGAAAATGCTGCTAAAATTGAAGCAAAAAGAAATCGTCTTGCTGCACTTCAATCCCGTAGTGATGAA GTGGAAgctcaattaaattttttgaagaagGAAACGCAAAACTACACCTCCAGATGTGCAATGGAAGCTAAGAAGTTGGTGGAGGATGTTGAGATAGAAACCCATAATGTAGATATTGTGGAAAGAGAAGTGGCTGATGTTCTGGag ACGTCCAAATTGAAGTTGCAGGAAGCAATCAACCAAAATGAGGAAGAAATTCAGATATGTGCTTGGGAACTCTATGCTTTGGTTGATTCAGTTTCGAAATACAAAGAGCACATGGCATCAAAAATTTCAGAGATGAAGAGCAACCTTTCAGAAACAGCAGGAGCTGTATCAAATTCTTACAAAGGCTCCTTGTCAGCACAGTTTGGTATCACTTTGGATACAAGCCACTGA